The Thermanaerothrix sp. genome window below encodes:
- a CDS encoding ABC transporter ATP-binding protein/permease, producing MGRFLGSLGLGSSGSGTYRRLLSFLRPYRTRLFYGVLCMGAASVLGVLPPWLIKNLVDRVLIARDQGLLGAIIAGIVGIYALKGLFYYGQTYLMTWVGQKVLFDLRLELYRKVQRLPFGYLYSRRSGDILSRITGDVAFLQDLVSSVLVDLVVQGVTFTAILGFLFFLNWRLTLATFVILPLAALVIGFTTSRLREVGHAIQERLARVSASAQEAIGSMKVVRAFATEDMEYRRFEQENRAHFAALMKGTQVRGVLEGVVELILMGAMGLIIWLGGRQVLYGRITAGQLMAFLTYLGLMVQPIRVLSRVFGRVQQALAAAERVFDVLDQPEEAPSAGMARPAIVGRVDFDDVWFRYDPSSPWVLRGINMTVHPGERVALVGSTGAGKSTLVDLIPRFFDPVRGRVLVDGMDVREMDPRHLRRHIGVVLQDPVLMKGSFAFNIAYGLDDVDMEDIRRAAELAGIGDFIDSLPRGYDTEIGERGVTLSGGQRQRVAIARAIIRNPRILILDEATSSLDAQVERMIQESLERVMEGRTAFILAHRLSTVRRADRIMVLEGGRIVEQGTHEELLALKGRYAALLEAQLGHGARR from the coding sequence ATGGGTAGGTTCTTAGGTTCTTTGGGTTTAGGCAGCTCCGGTTCTGGCACGTACCGGCGGCTTCTTTCCTTCCTTAGGCCCTACAGGACGAGGCTCTTTTACGGTGTCCTCTGCATGGGGGCCGCGTCGGTGCTTGGGGTGCTTCCCCCCTGGCTCATAAAGAACCTGGTGGATCGGGTGTTGATAGCCCGGGACCAGGGGCTTTTGGGGGCCATAATAGCCGGCATAGTGGGCATATACGCCCTGAAGGGGCTTTTTTACTACGGCCAGACGTATCTCATGACCTGGGTGGGGCAGAAGGTGCTGTTTGATCTTAGGCTTGAACTTTACAGGAAGGTTCAGCGGCTTCCATTCGGGTACCTGTACTCAAGGCGCAGCGGGGACATACTGTCCAGGATAACCGGGGACGTGGCGTTCCTGCAGGATCTGGTGTCGTCGGTGCTGGTGGACCTGGTGGTGCAGGGCGTGACCTTCACGGCCATACTGGGCTTTCTTTTCTTCTTGAACTGGAGGCTCACCCTTGCCACCTTCGTTATACTTCCCCTGGCGGCGCTGGTGATAGGCTTTACCACGTCTCGGCTTCGGGAGGTGGGGCACGCCATACAGGAGCGTCTTGCCCGGGTGTCCGCCTCGGCCCAGGAGGCCATCGGCTCCATGAAGGTGGTTAGGGCCTTTGCCACCGAGGACATGGAGTACCGGCGGTTTGAGCAGGAGAACCGGGCCCATTTTGCCGCCCTCATGAAGGGAACCCAGGTGAGGGGCGTGTTGGAGGGGGTGGTGGAGCTCATCCTGATGGGGGCCATGGGGCTCATCATCTGGCTTGGGGGCCGCCAGGTGCTTTACGGGCGCATAACCGCCGGGCAGCTGATGGCGTTTCTCACGTATCTTGGGCTCATGGTGCAGCCCATAAGGGTGTTGAGCCGGGTGTTCGGCCGGGTGCAGCAGGCCCTTGCGGCGGCGGAGCGGGTTTTTGACGTGCTTGACCAGCCCGAGGAGGCCCCGTCGGCGGGGATGGCGAGGCCCGCCATAGTGGGCCGGGTGGACTTTGACGACGTCTGGTTCCGTTATGATCCCTCGTCCCCATGGGTCTTGAGGGGGATAAACATGACGGTCCATCCCGGCGAGAGGGTGGCCCTGGTGGGATCCACCGGGGCTGGGAAGTCCACGTTGGTGGATTTGATACCTCGGTTTTTCGATCCCGTCAGGGGACGGGTGCTGGTGGATGGTATGGACGTAAGGGAGATGGACCCCCGGCACTTGAGGCGCCACATAGGGGTGGTTCTTCAGGATCCGGTTCTGATGAAGGGGAGCTTTGCCTTCAACATAGCCTACGGCCTTGACGATGTGGACATGGAGGATATCCGTAGGGCGGCGGAGCTTGCGGGCATCGGGGACTTCATAGATTCCTTGCCCCGCGGTTATGACACCGAGATAGGGGAGCGGGGGGTCACGTTGAGCGGCGGCCAGCGGCAGAGGGTGGCCATAGCCAGGGCCATCATAAGGAACCCCCGGATCCTCATCCTTGACGAGGCCACGTCCTCCCTGGACGCCCAGGTGGAGCGGATGATCCAGGAGTCTTTGGAGCGGGTCATGGAGGGTCGTACGGCCTTCATCCTGGCCCACAGGCTGTCCACCGTGAGGCGGGCGGACAGGATAATGGTTTTGGAGGGCGGGCGCATAGTGGAGCAGGGGACCCATGAGGAGCTCCTTGCCCTCAAGGGCCGTTACGCGGCCCTTTTGGAGGCCCAGCTTGGCCATGGGGCTCGTCGGTAG
- the lpxB gene encoding lipid-A-disaccharide synthase, protein MSVFVSCGEASGDMYLGELTGRLVKRGIRVFGMGGPNALSAGAEVLWDMRELQVMGFTEALGALPRLVRLRDAMVREVMDKRPRCVVLTDSPDFHLPLASKLRRVGYRGSLVSLVPPAVWIWRKGRVKLLRELFDLCLPLFPFEHRYLAEHGCTSRFVGHPLLEALEAVPMGEVHGGVVAFMPGSRPGEVRRHLKPFSEAALGLREMGYRPVFSISGSLPEADARWARAELEAVSLPWSSERGVELMGRSCFVVMASGTVSLEAMLVGRPGVVAYRTGVVSMLLARLLVRSPWCSLPNILLGRRVYPELLQGDVRKDRLLSVVSALLEELLNGGWSHWVEAFQEGRRALGEKGAFDLWADLVAERAA, encoded by the coding sequence TTGTCGGTCTTCGTGAGCTGCGGTGAGGCCTCCGGGGACATGTACCTTGGGGAGCTGACCGGACGGCTGGTTAAGAGGGGCATAAGGGTCTTCGGCATGGGGGGGCCCAACGCGTTAAGCGCCGGGGCGGAGGTCCTCTGGGACATGAGGGAGCTCCAGGTCATGGGGTTTACCGAGGCGCTGGGGGCCCTGCCAAGGCTTGTGAGGCTGAGGGACGCCATGGTTCGGGAGGTTATGGACAAAAGGCCCCGTTGCGTGGTGCTCACCGACAGCCCGGATTTTCACCTTCCCCTGGCCTCCAAGCTGAGGAGGGTGGGTTACCGGGGCAGCCTCGTGAGCCTGGTGCCCCCGGCGGTTTGGATTTGGAGGAAGGGGAGGGTGAAGCTCCTGAGGGAGCTTTTCGACCTTTGTCTTCCCCTGTTCCCATTTGAGCACCGGTACCTTGCGGAGCACGGGTGTACTTCCCGGTTTGTGGGGCATCCGCTTTTGGAGGCTTTGGAGGCGGTTCCCATGGGGGAGGTGCATGGGGGGGTCGTGGCTTTCATGCCCGGCAGCAGGCCCGGGGAGGTGCGGCGGCACCTCAAGCCCTTTTCGGAGGCGGCGCTGGGGCTTAGGGAGATGGGTTACAGGCCGGTTTTTTCCATATCCGGTTCCCTCCCTGAAGCGGACGCCCGCTGGGCTAGGGCCGAGTTGGAGGCCGTGTCGCTTCCATGGAGCTCAGAGAGGGGGGTGGAGCTCATGGGCCGCAGCTGTTTCGTGGTTATGGCCAGCGGCACCGTGTCGTTGGAGGCCATGTTGGTGGGGCGTCCTGGGGTGGTGGCCTACAGGACCGGGGTTGTCAGCATGTTACTGGCCCGGCTTCTGGTGAGGTCCCCTTGGTGTTCCCTTCCCAACATACTGCTTGGCCGGCGGGTTTACCCGGAGCTGCTGCAGGGGGATGTTAGGAAGGACAGGCTTTTGAGCGTCGTTTCGGCCCTTCTGGAGGAGCTTTTGAACGGCGGTTGGTCCCATTGGGTCGAGGCGTTCCAGGAGGGGCGCAGGGCCCTTGGTGAGAAGGGGGCTTTTGACCTTTGGGCGGATCTGGTGGCGGAGAGGGCGGCTTGA